CAACGGATTTATCTGGATGAATTAGGTAACTTTGATCAGCAACCTGTGGGTATTAGTTTGATGCAATTAACCATTGCGTCAGAGAATCAAATGGTGGAACAGGCGAAACGCTTAATCGAACGAGTGCAACAAGAAGAACTGAGTTTTTTACCCAAAGATGACATAATAGATGTAATTACAACAATCGCTGTTTATAAGTTTGCAAATTTAAGCCGTGAAGAGGTAGAGGCGATGTTAGGAGTCAATTTAGAAGAAACTAGAGTTTATCAAGAAGCTAAAGCTGAGGGGAGAGAAGAAGGCAGAGAGGAAGGCAGAGAAGAAGGCAGAGAGGAAGGCAGAGAGGAAGGCAGAGAAGGACTTAAACTTGAACTTGTACCCCGGATGCTGGCGCGTGGTCTAACAATAGAGGAAGTTTCTCAGTTATTGGGTTTAACCCCCGAACAAGTGAGACTTGCAACAGAGTGAAATTCTACAGAACAACTGTAATAAATTTTTCAGAAAATTACTGTAAGTTACTGAAATGTGAGAACAAGGTAGAGGCGATGTTAGGAGTCAATTTAGAAGAAACTAGAGTTTATCAAGAAGCTAAAGCTGAGGGGAGAGAAGAAGGCAGAGAGGAAGGCAGAGAAGGACTTAAACTTGAACTTGTACCCCGGATGCTGGCGCGTGGTCTAACAATAGAGGAAGTTTCTCAGTTATTGGGTTTAACCCCAGAACAAGTGAGACTTGCAACAGAGTGAAATTCTCCAGAACAAATTTAGTTACAGCCCTGGCGATTAGAAATCCCGGCTATACAAACAAAGTCCGCCTGCGCGGACTAATAGAAAATCAATGTTTTCAAGCCGCTTAGGCGGGGTTGGTTCCTGTGTAGCCGTTAATTCAAGTCGCCTGGTACTTGATTAAATCCGCATTCCTAAACAAGAGAACTCACAAATTTCTCCAACCTATCCATCCCTTTGTCAATAGTCGCCATATCAGTGGCGTAAGATAAGCGAATGTTTTGGTCAGCACCAAAAGCAATACCCGGAATCACTGCTACTTGGTGTGCTTCCAAGAGGGCGTTACAAAATTCCAGGGACTTGAGGCCTGTTTTGCTAATATCAGGAAACAGATAAAATGCGCCGTCTGGTTTAGCACAACTCAATCCCGGAATGGCGTTGAGTCTGTCTAACATCACTTGTCGCCGTTTGGCGAAAGCTTGGCGCATTGTTTCTACACAGTCTTGAGAACTTTCTAAAGCGGCGATCGCACCATATTGAGCAAAGGTACACACATTCGATGTACTATGTCCTTGAATAGTGCTAGCTGCTTTAATAATCTCCACTGGCCCAGCTAAATAACCCAGTCGCCAACCAGTCATTGAGTAAGCTTTCGCAAACCCGTTACTGATTAAAGTCCGGTCAAAAATTTCTTTACCCAGAGAACCAATAGTGATATGTTCTGCACCGTCGTAGAGAATCCTTTCGTAAATCTCATCAGAAACGACAAAGATATCTGCATCCACTACTACCTGCGCCAGTGCTTTAATTTCATCTGGCGTGTACACCATCCCGGTGGGATTAGATGGGGAATTGAGAATAAATAACTTTGTTCTTGGTGTAATTGCTTGACGTAGTTGTTCTGGAGTAACTTTATAATCCGTCGCCGCATCTGTGGTGACAATTACTGGTTTCCCACCAACTAATGTTACCATTTCCGGGTAACTGAGCCAATAGGGAGCCGGAATAATTACCTCATCACCCGGATCAATTAGGGCTAACATCAAGTTAAACAGAGAATGCTTACCGCCGTTAGTGACAATTACATTCTCAGATTGATAATCAAGACCGTTCTCAGTTTTTAGCTTATGGGCGATCGCATCCCTTAACTTTGGTTCTCCAGCTGCTGGGCCATACTTGGTTTTACCTGACTCCAAAGCTGTCGCTGCGGCGGCTTTGATGTGGGCTGGAGTGTCAAAATCCGGTTCTCCAGCGCTGAAACTACAAACGTCTATTCCCTCAGCCTTCATGGCCTTAGCTTTAGCTGCGATCGCTAAGGTTAAAGAAGGGGTCACCTTACTTACTCGTGCTGCCAGCTTCATGCTTAATTTATTTGGCAAATCTCTCATTTATCTAAGGATATCTCACAATCCTATCGAGACTTGTCTTTTTAACAATTCCTCTGAGTAGTTCACATCCCAAACATTTGTACAGCATAAATCTGACCATTCGCCCCAGTTACCACTCCATAACCAAATTTGGTGTATTTT
The window above is part of the Nodularia spumigena CCY9414 genome. Proteins encoded here:
- a CDS encoding Rpn family recombination-promoting nuclease/putative transposase — its product is MRRDAIFYKLFQRSPGLLFELIEQPPTTARNYRFESVEIKEATFRIDGVFLPPPDATPQIIFFAEVQFQKDELLYHRFFSESLLYLYRNPFVYDDWYGVIIFQSRSLEPENKTIHRSLLDSLQVQRIYLDELGNFDQQPVGISLMQLTIASENQMVEQAKRLIERVQQEELSFLPKDDIIDVITTIAVYKFANLSREEVEAMLGVNLEETRVYQEAKAEGREEGREEGREEGREEGREEGREGLKLELVPRMLARGLTIEEVSQLLGLTPEQVRLATE
- a CDS encoding pyridoxal phosphate-dependent aminotransferase; this encodes MKLAARVSKVTPSLTLAIAAKAKAMKAEGIDVCSFSAGEPDFDTPAHIKAAAATALESGKTKYGPAAGEPKLRDAIAHKLKTENGLDYQSENVIVTNGGKHSLFNLMLALIDPGDEVIIPAPYWLSYPEMVTLVGGKPVIVTTDAATDYKVTPEQLRQAITPRTKLFILNSPSNPTGMVYTPDEIKALAQVVVDADIFVVSDEIYERILYDGAEHITIGSLGKEIFDRTLISNGFAKAYSMTGWRLGYLAGPVEIIKAASTIQGHSTSNVCTFAQYGAIAALESSQDCVETMRQAFAKRRQVMLDRLNAIPGLSCAKPDGAFYLFPDISKTGLKSLEFCNALLEAHQVAVIPGIAFGADQNIRLSYATDMATIDKGMDRLEKFVSSLV